The genomic window TTCCTGTTCCTGCAGAGGAAACAACAACCGAATGAGCCCTTCGACAGCTTCTACACAGATTTGCTGCGCCTGGTGGAAACCTGCGGATATCACCAAGAGGAGAAAACGAAGATCATCCGGGACCAGATTGTAATCAATATCACCGCAGACAACGTCCGCGAGAAACTGTTGGCAGAATCtgacctaaccctaaccaaaGCTGTAGACATGTGCAGGTCAATGGAAGCGACAACCCGTTACATTGCCAGTATGACATCAACCGCCACAGCCTTGAAAGAATGCGTCACCGACGCGGCGGCGGTACACATGGTGAAAGCCATGAAGCCGCGCCCTTGCCACTACTGCGcgacaaaccacaaaccaaaaaactGCCCAGCATGGggaaaacaatgcaaatattgcGGCATTATGAATCACACGGCGGAAGCATGCAAAAAGGCAGAAAAGGACAGACTAGCCcgacgacaaacaacaaaggagACGGCCAATGCGATATCGCCACAACGagccacaccagacacaccagagAACGAGGAGAGAGACCATTTCGCTTACTGCACCGGTACCACGACACAAACCAGTAAAACAAAGGCTAAAGTCTGGAACATAATACTGGACATAGGAGGGAGAGGTTTGAAAGCCAAAATCGACACAGGTGCAACGTGCAACATACTGCCATTCACTGCTTACCGCGTCCTCTGTGCTAGCCCTCCCACGCCAACAGAAGTTCAGCTAACAGCATACGGAggaacaaaattagatgtctgTGGGAAAACAACCATGGaggcaacatttcaaggaGTCACCCGCAGGATGGAATTCATCATAGTACGAGAGAACGTGGAGACGCTCATAGGATTGCCTTCCATCACTGACTTGGGACTAATACAACAGACCCTAGCAGTGGATGCAACAGGGGACACACCCACAGCTATATCAGAGTTCAAAGATGTCTTTAAAGGACTGGGACGACTACCAGGAGAGTACAGCATCAAActaaagacaaatgcacaacCAGTCATCCAACCAGCCAGAAGAGTTCCATTTAGGTACAGGCAGGAACTGAAGTCACAACTGGatgaaatggagaaacaaggcATCATAGCCAAAGTAACAGAGGCTACTAATTGGGTCAGTCCCATAGTCCTTGTAACAAAGCCAGGTAAAGACAAACTAAGGATATGCATTGATCCAGGAGCGTTGAACAAGGCTATACAAAGGGAGCACTATCAATTGAAAACACCCGAAGAGATATTCGGCACGTTGGCAGGCTCACAATATTTCTCAACCCTAGATGCTACATCTGGTTTTCTACAGATTGCCCTAGACAAGGAAAGTAGCTACTTGACAACAGTGGCAACTCCTTTTGGGCGCTACCGGTATTGCCGACTACCTTTCGGAATCAGCTCTGCCCCAGAAGTGTTTCACAGAATAGTGACAGAATCCTTTGCAGACATACCTGGGGTACACACCTATGTGGATGACATCCTTGTATCAGGCTGTAGCGTAGAGGAGCACGACAAACGCCTTCAGATGGTCCTCGAAAGGTGTAGGGAGCTGAACCTTAGACTCAACCGATCCAAATGCCAGTTCAGAAAGACTGAATTAAAGTATCTGGGACATGTGCTTACATCAGAAGGGATAAAACCTGACCCAGAAAAAGTTGAGGCCATTGAGCAATTCCCAAAGCCACAGTCCAAGACAGATGTTTCAAGACTCCTGGGCCTGGTTACATATTTGTCGAAATTTTGTCCTACTTTGGCTGAGACAGCCAGCCCACTGCgacagctaacacagcagGAGACTGCATGGGTGTGGGACTCCGTTCACGACCGCACCCTACAGCATGTGAAAGATCTAGTGACAAAGGCCCCAGTACTACGACTTTTTGATCCAGCATTACCAGTGAGACTAACTGTGGACGCATCACAACATGGGTTGGGAGCAGCTGTTATTCAAGAGGGGCACCCAGTAGAATACGCGTCAAGAACAATGTCCagcatacaacagaaatatgcacaaatagagaagGAAATGCTTGCCATCCAGTTTGGACTAACAAGATTCCATCAGTATGTGTATGGACAAGATGTCATAGTGGAGACTGACCACAAGCCACTACTTGGAATACTGAAAAAGCCCCTTGCTGAAGTCAGTCCTAGGCTTCAGAGAATGCGCCTACGATGTCTCAAATACAACTACACGCTAGAGCACCATTCCGGGAAAGAAATGGTCCTGGCCGATTCTCTGAGCAGAATGCCATCTACAACACCCTATACAGACTATGATGAACTAACAGAAGAGCAAATCGACTCCGTCACAGAGCAAATCATTCCCACACCACTTGGACGTGAAAGATGTACGGAAGCGACCAGACAAGACCCTACAATGCAGGCACTCATcacttacatacacacaggatGGCCACCTACAAGGAGGAGTGTCCCGGGTCCAATCAAACCGTACTGGAATGTGAGACACGACCTAACAGAGAAAGACGGCATTGTCCTCAAAGGAAGCCAAGCTGTCGTCCCTGTGACAATGCGCAAAACGGTGATGAACAGTATACATGAGGGACACTATGGAATAGTGAAGTGTATAGAAAGGGCCAAGACGTCAGTGTACTGGCCTGGCTACACCAATGAAATACATGACATGGTAGCGAGTTGCAGCAAATGCCAAGAAAATCGAAGCCAGAACCCAAAGCCAGACACTAAACCTCATGATGTTCCACACTACCCCTACCAGAAAGTGGGAACAGACTTGTTTGAACTACAAGGGGAACATTACCTACTTACCATCGATTACTACAGCAAATGGGTGACCATAGATCACCTCCAGTCAACGAAAGCAGCTGATGTGATAACTATCCTAGACAAGCATTTTGCCAATTTTGGAATACCAGAAACAATATTCTCGGACAACGGGCCACAGTACGCCAACGAAGAATTTCGCAAGTTCTCCAGGAAGCTGGGATTTCAACACACCACATCCAGTCCAGGCTACCCAGCCAGCAACGGCCAAGCGGAAAGAGGTGTccaaacagtcaagaaaatgATGGCCAAGATGTTGGAGGAGGGCCGTACAATCAATGACGCTCTAAGAGTCCTTAGGAACACACCAATAGGAGGAGACCTGCCTACTCCTGCCATCCTGCTACAGGGGAGACACCTCCGAACCcaactaacaataaatactGAGACTCTGGTTCCACATAACATGGATGCAGACAAGACCAGACAAAAAACTAATCGCCCACCAATCCCAATATGCGTTCTATGGAGCCACAGGAAACACAACGAACTCACCTCTGCTTCCTGATGAAAGCGTAAGGACAATGAGAGGAAAAAAATGGGTACCAGCAAAAGTCATTGGACACCACACAGAGCCCCAATCCTACATCCTCAGACTagcaaatggacggacagtgagaagaactagaacacacataaacaggacaacagaagtgtgggatgacaacacaatgttcgCTAAGTACACTCCGAcgggacaacaaacaaacaccagccTGTCAGAAGGACAACCACCAAATCAacctgaagagacaaacgtACTGCCAGACACGGAGATCAGATCTCCGAATACAGAAAGCCCTCCAAAATCTGCCAAGTCCCCAACTGCACCTGCAAGTCAACCTGCAGTCAAAACAACAAGGCTGGGGAGGATCTCAAGACCACCACGACGCCTACTGGAGGACTACACTACGTAATTAGCAACCATTGCTTGACACTGCACTTTTGAGTTGAAGTCAcccagagacagatagatgacatgtaatgtaattagattcactatcccgtatgtgtaatCGGAAATAGAACAGAACGATTCTGACTGTCACGAAGAGCACAGCTGTAACCGTTATCTTACAGTTGAGTTTGTTAATTTAACGTAAAGCACGCTAATAACCTATTATGCATGTCTAATATTTTAGATAAACACCTTACACGTCGTCTGGCGGTAATTCCGCGACTGTATTTTAATTGTTGGTTAATTTCTAGGTTTGAGATAATCTAAACAACAGTTAGTAGGCCAGGTCTCCATTGTTATTTTTGCACACTCCGAAGACTCGAGTCGAGTataaacatccgggacttgCTCTACTGCTCTGATGGATAACTTCAGGTTAAAGTTGCCTTCTAATCCCATCGAACGGCAGGAGTTGGCAAAGATGGCCAACCTCATGTGGGACATGCTCGATGACATGAAAGAGTCGGATAGTGATGGATATCGGAAGTTTATTTCTCGTCAACTGAAAGAAGGAGCTGAACACTTCAGTCCTCCAAAGCCAGCATTTTCGTTCTCTACGCAATTGGTAAGCGTCTTTATGTAAAGAAATAAATTATCTATGCATGTGAggtaaatttaatttatttgtttttatttacctaattaaatttaaatatattattttaaacAATTTATAGGTAGTTTTGAGAATTAATTTTAGATACACCAAGCTATATACCATTTTAGTTTTTACAGGGAGTTGACTTTTGTTAGAAGCTATGCATATAATATGGTATAGTCTCCATGTTTGGAAACACTGACTGTTATACTGATTTTTGCTGTAAAACTAGAAAATTTTCTGTTAATATAATTGGTAGTATATAAATGCTAAAGCacttaaaattaaataaggtctgaaaatttaaaaaaatatgTTTAAAACTTAGTAAGTTTTAATatttatgttgtgctcaaccagatcagtctggttcatAAGGTCTCTCGTAAGCACTGGAGGCCTCAGAGGtgccatcatggctgtctaaacagaagacatgactttacataGGATctgactggatccaagaagcactgttttccgtaagttagcctcgaatttccagaccagagagcacgcgaagcacgcgaactctagtctggaccaagtggatactaaaatgatatcggaagtatttatcaatagcgatgctaaatggtgtctaacagcgtaggattgttttacctagattAACATATgatttgtaaatgtcatgagatctcgcgaacaaagaagagacgtctgcagtgtttgcggtgatatcttggtggacggcataaAACCacaactctttgattcttcggcagaccgctagctagtctaaccgctcgactagcgagactaccgctcgaccagttgtcaaaggtgatggtctagcgacgctgctgtacatgtcctctcaccgcaagcttgaaaatatcgaagaactgaagctgaaactaaaactaagatgtgtgcgtgcaccaaaatctaatcattgttctggcgtgcacttagccacccacaaggatttcacacgcgcgcaatcagcattagtgcacttagcataaccaattattgctaagccaatcagaatttacaaccgagatttgggttgtaggagctgattggcttagaaggctattttggaaatcattttagtattgacttggtccagactagagtttgcgcgctttctggtctggaagttcgtgGCTATCTGTAAGTGtacaggttgtgatgacctgcaataatgtccagccattGTGCAATAcctacatgcacatgtgttCAACGCttccaacaccactggaacgaCAACCAGTGTcagacactgccacatgcggcg from Corticium candelabrum chromosome 12, ooCorCand1.1, whole genome shotgun sequence includes these protein-coding regions:
- the LOC134187724 gene encoding uncharacterized protein K02A2.6-like translates to MAEGLKPPQAFTTTLEAAKEWPQWRDHFTFYMTATKKDKEDEKTKVAILLTAMGGEAISVYRTFTWAADGDEDKLDCVIRAFNNYFKPKSNEIYERFLFLQRKQQPNEPFDSFYTDLLRLVETCGYHQEEKTKIIRDQIVINITADNVREKLLAESDLTLTKAVDMCRSMEATTRYIASMTSTATALKECVTDAAAVHMVKAMKPRPCHYCATNHKPKNCPAWGKQCKYCGIMNHTAEACKKAEKDRLARRQTTKETANAISPQRATPDTPENEERDHFAYCTGTTTQTSKTKAKVWNIILDIGGRGLKAKIDTGATCNILPFTAYRVLCASPPTPTEVQLTAYGGTKLDVCGKTTMEATFQGVTRRMEFIIVRENVETLIGLPSITDLGLIQQTLAVDATGDTPTAISEFKDVFKGLGRLPGEYSIKLKTNAQPVIQPARRVPFRYRQELKSQLDEMEKQGIIAKVTEATNWVSPIVLVTKPGKDKLRICIDPGALNKAIQREHYQLKTPEEIFGTLAGSQYFSTLDATSGFLQIALDKESSYLTTVATPFGRYRYCRLPFGISSAPEVFHRIVTESFADIPGVHTYVDDILVSGCSVEEHDKRLQMVLERCRELNLRLNRSKCQFRKTELKYLGHVLTSEGIKPDPEKVEAIEQFPKPQSKTDVSRLLGLVTYLSKFCPTLAETASPLRQLTQQETAWVWDSVHDRTLQHVKDLVTKAPVLRLFDPALPVRLTVDASQHGLGAAVIQEGHPVEYASRTMSSIQQKYAQIEKEMLAIQFGLTRFHQYVYGQDVIVETDHKPLLGILKKPLAEVSPRLQRMRLRCLKYNYTLEHHSGKEMVLADSLSRMPSTTPYTDYDELTEEQIDSVTEQIIPTPLGRERCTEATRQDPTMQALITYIHTGWPPTRRSVPGPIKPYWNVRHDLTEKDGIVLKGSQAVVPVTMRKTVMNSIHEGHYGIVKCIERAKTSVYWPGYTNEIHDMVASCSKCQENRSQNPKPDTKPHDVPHYPYQKVGTDLFELQGEHYLLTIDYYSKWVTIDHLQSTKAADVITILDKHFANFGIPETIFSDNGPQYANEEFRKFSRKLGFQHTTSSPGYPASNGQAERGVQTVKKMMAKMLEEGRTINDALRVLRNTPIGGDLPTPAILLQGRHLRTQLTINTETLVPHNMDADKTRQKTNRPPIPICVLWSHRKHNELTSAS